The Naumovozyma castellii chromosome 4, complete genome genome contains a region encoding:
- the UPA2 gene encoding putative methyltransferase (ancestral locus Anc_5.7), which produces MPPKRKATENVTSNKKKSKVLEPTKKSKTSIKVLSKKLNYSLCIPTTILANCTNLEQITHVVYQIAKAATIFNAGEIVILDMGDRKETKITEEKEEKKKKKTDARLSDSMLIASLLQYFVTPPYLVSTVFKKQFMKYFTVASKLPRLSALPFMRYLNEDNGRYREGLAIRMTKPGSNSNSKKEFKQTKYINIGKEKNLELKKQLVPVNVRVTVDTIENRVVSPEEAYGDYVGAQASYGYHVRIAKTFGDIFTQCAFPSGYSQTVWVNSGDYYYDEKLKKYSKVESKIPGITKIVTGGEIRKADDGQEEPVDATNLLIVYGKWDHIKRSFQESKEQFEGCEGAHEFFDGQFELPGTAPAGNISIQDSCMISLATIPTLL; this is translated from the coding sequence ATGCCACCAAAGAGAAAAGCCACAGAAAATGTTacttcaaataaaaaaaaatcaaaggTTTTGGAaccaacaaagaaatcTAAAACATCTATTAAAGTTTTgtccaagaaattgaattacTCATTATGCATCCCAACCACAATATTAGCAAACTGTACCAATTTAGAACAGATTACACATGTAGTCTACCAAATAGCAAAAGCAGCCACGATATTTAATGCAGGTGAAATAGTCATATTGGATATGGGTGACAGAAAGGAAACCAAAATAACTGAAGAGAAagaggagaagaagaagaagaagacagACGCAAGATTATCAGATTCTATGCTTATTgcatcattattacaatattttgttaCACCTCCATATTTGGTGAGTACTGTGTTTAAGAAACAATTcatgaaatattttactGTGGCATCCAAGCTGCCTAGATTATCAGCATTACCATTCATGAGATATCTTAATGAAGACAATGGTCGTTATAGAGAAGGTTTAGCAATTAGAATGACGAAACCGGGCTCTAATAGTAATTCTaagaaagaattcaaaCAGACTAAATATATTAACATTGGGAAAGAGAAGAACctggaattgaaaaaacaaTTGGTGCCAGTCAATGTTAGAGTCACTGTGGATACCATTGAAAATCGTGTTGTTTCACCAGAAGAAGCATATGGAGATTACGTTGGAGCGCAGGCCTCATATGGCTACCATGTAAGAATTGCTAAAACATTTGGTGACATATTTACTCAATGTGCATTCCCAAGTGGTTATTCACAGACAGTATGGGTTAATAGTGgtgattattattatgatgaaaaattgaaaaagtaTTCGAAGGTGGAATCTAAGATTCCTGGAATCACAAAAATTGTTACTGGGGGAGAAATAAGGAAAGCTGATGATGGACAGGAAGAGCCAGTGGATGCCACAAATTTGCTAATAGTATATGGAAAATGGGATCATATTAAACGCAGCTTTCAGGAATCAAAAGAACAATTCGAAGGCTGTGAAGGTGCTCATGAATTTTTTGATGGCCAATTTGAACTTCCTGGTACAGCTCCAGCAGGAAATATTTCCATCCAAGATAGTTGTATGATCTCACTGGCAACTATTCCAACTCTCCTTTAA